A single genomic interval of Gammaproteobacteria bacterium harbors:
- a CDS encoding pentapeptide repeat-containing protein — MLNLNENQDVYINQNFKSLHLTATEIIAKEFDNCTFTQCNFSDTAFRNCKFYECSFMNCNLSMISIKGCSFFDTAFEETKAIGINWTQAAWPTIKLSSPLRFFKCVLNHCSFFGLFLREISIIECSAKEVDFREADCLDADFTDTDLESSLFGKTNLTRADFSTASNYHIDVFENELKQAKFSLPEAVNLLSCLGIELVD; from the coding sequence ATGCTAAATTTAAATGAAAATCAAGATGTATACATAAATCAGAACTTTAAATCACTCCATTTGACTGCGACAGAAATTATCGCAAAAGAATTTGATAACTGCACATTTACACAATGCAATTTTAGTGATACTGCATTTCGTAATTGCAAATTTTATGAATGTAGTTTTATGAATTGTAACCTTAGCATGATCTCGATAAAAGGTTGTTCTTTTTTTGACACGGCATTCGAAGAAACTAAAGCCATTGGTATTAATTGGACTCAAGCAGCCTGGCCAACAATTAAGTTGAGCAGTCCGTTACGATTTTTTAAATGTGTTTTAAACCACTGTTCTTTTTTTGGATTATTTTTAAGAGAAATTTCTATCATTGAATGTAGCGCCAAAGAAGTAGATTTTAGAGAAGCAGATTGCCTGGATGCTGATTTTACTGATACCGATCTTGAAAGTAGTCTATTTGGCAAGACTAATCTTACTAGAGCTGATTTCTCCACTGCTAGCAATTATCACATCGATGTATTTGAAAATGAACTCAAGCAGGCGAAGTTTTCTTTACCAGAAGCGGTGAATTTGTTGAGTTGTTTGGGGATTGAATTGGTTGATTAA
- a CDS encoding Rpn family recombination-promoting nuclease/putative transposase, with protein MTKLVRFDWAIKYLLRNKANFDILEGFLSELLKTPIHIETILESEGNKLDANDKFNRVDLLVKTDKGQHIIIEVQCSSQWDYLSRILYGASKVVCEYLRAGDAYKNIHKVISVSIVFFNLGTGKDYLYHGNTVFRGLHYGDILGLNPHEQAVYSTEHNPLIETPEKIFPEYYLIKVTQFHEQVRDKLDEWIYFLKHGEIKQEFSAQGIRSAAEKLNTLHLNEEQRRVYAHYQEALHDEASLNEMFRVIKQEGETEGEARGEAKGRLLERQQIAKSLKQAGLSDQQIAEGTGLSMEEIRKL; from the coding sequence ATGACTAAATTAGTGCGTTTTGATTGGGCGATTAAATATTTGCTGCGCAATAAAGCTAACTTCGATATTTTAGAGGGCTTTTTATCGGAATTACTCAAAACACCAATTCATATTGAAACCATTCTAGAATCAGAAGGTAACAAACTCGACGCCAATGATAAATTTAACCGTGTTGATTTATTGGTTAAAACCGATAAAGGTCAACATATTATTATCGAAGTGCAATGCTCCAGCCAGTGGGATTATTTAAGTCGTATTTTATACGGTGCATCAAAAGTCGTTTGTGAATATCTACGTGCAGGAGATGCTTATAAAAACATTCATAAAGTCATTTCCGTCAGCATTGTGTTTTTCAACTTAGGCACAGGTAAAGATTATCTTTACCATGGTAACACCGTGTTTCGCGGATTACATTATGGCGATATTTTAGGTTTAAACCCACATGAACAAGCGGTTTATAGTACCGAACATAATCCATTAATTGAGACGCCTGAGAAAATTTTTCCTGAATATTATCTTATTAAAGTGACTCAATTTCATGAGCAAGTACGAGATAAACTTGATGAATGGATTTATTTTTTGAAACATGGAGAAATCAAGCAAGAATTTTCAGCTCAAGGCATCCGAAGTGCAGCAGAGAAGCTCAATACACTGCATTTAAATGAGGAACAACGGCGAGTTTATGCGCACTATCAAGAGGCATTACATGATGAAGCCAGTTTAAATGAGATGTTTCGTGTAATAAAACAGGAAGGCGAGACTGAAGGCGAAGCTAGAGGTGAAGCTAAAGGTCGACTCTTAGAGCGCCAACAAATTGCTAAATCCCTCAAACAAGCCGGTTTATCAGATCAACAAATCGCTGAGGGTACTGGATTATCTATGGAAGAAATTCGTAAACTTTGA
- the tssE gene encoding type VI secretion system baseplate subunit TssE — MKNLPHKPMLMATLLDQLINAIPDNAYESIQSQHQKIEQLHVSVRRDLENLLNTRRPEFTWPVVWRELNQSLLNYGIADLTGRDLSSIALQNKLCEELAATIELFETRLQQVKVKLQETSQQSDRMLRIRIEAVLVANVTPEYIIFDSVLEPDIGSFRIMETD; from the coding sequence ATGAAAAATTTACCGCACAAACCTATGCTCATGGCAACCCTATTGGATCAACTGATAAATGCGATACCCGACAATGCATATGAATCAATCCAATCGCAGCATCAGAAAATTGAACAACTACACGTCAGTGTGCGTCGCGATCTTGAAAACTTGTTAAATACGCGTCGGCCGGAATTTACTTGGCCGGTGGTTTGGCGAGAGTTGAACCAGTCGCTACTAAACTATGGTATTGCTGATCTGACTGGACGTGATCTAAGCAGCATAGCCTTACAAAATAAACTCTGTGAAGAATTGGCCGCCACCATAGAACTCTTTGAAACGCGATTGCAGCAGGTTAAAGTCAAATTGCAAGAAACCAGTCAGCAATCCGATAGAATGTTACGTATACGCATAGAAGCAGTGTTAGTAGCGAATGTGACGCCAGAGTATATTATATTTGATTCGGTATTAGAGCCGGATATTGGTAGTTTTCGAATAATGGAAACAGATTAG
- the tssC gene encoding type VI secretion system contractile sheath large subunit — translation MQSSNAVQRIQHLIAAIDQLIQTQINKVLHHPQFQQLEASFRGLYYLAGEISQNNQPRVKLKVLNISWQELSKDLSRAAEFDQSQLFLKIYTNEFGQPGGEPFGLLIGDYCISHRPCKGIDNISILRTITKIAAAAFAPFIAAIAPGFLGFDDFANLTPGLNLNRTFQQAEYQQWKALRQDEDARFLGLLLPQILLRLPWQKTKALRHPFYFNEETATHSAYLWGNPAWCFAAVAVRTFEQTGWFSAIRGAGGEFIGGRIQNLPSPVVNVDQSMLALKAPVNVYITDNQEKELTDQGFIPVCSSKKPGMVLFYDCPSVQKPKTHDSSNASENSKLSSQLHYILCVSRFAHYVKIIARNKMGTFTSAKDCEKKLQDWIHQYVVASQDLSETLKIKYPLRDAKVEVFERPGDTGVYLCTMHISPHYQFDFVQTDLRFITELAYVR, via the coding sequence ATGCAATCCAGCAACGCAGTTCAGCGTATCCAACATTTGATCGCCGCAATCGATCAATTAATACAAACACAAATAAATAAAGTGTTACACCATCCACAGTTTCAACAATTAGAAGCTAGTTTTCGTGGATTATATTATCTGGCAGGTGAAATATCTCAAAATAATCAGCCTCGCGTTAAACTGAAAGTTTTAAATATTTCTTGGCAAGAGCTAAGCAAAGACCTATCTCGAGCAGCTGAATTTGATCAGAGTCAATTATTTCTGAAAATCTATACCAATGAATTCGGTCAACCTGGCGGTGAACCCTTTGGTCTACTCATAGGAGATTATTGCATTTCTCACCGCCCCTGCAAAGGCATTGATAATATCTCTATTCTGCGTACGATCACCAAAATTGCCGCTGCTGCATTTGCTCCCTTTATCGCTGCGATTGCTCCTGGCTTTTTAGGTTTTGACGATTTTGCTAATTTGACGCCCGGCTTAAATCTTAATCGCACTTTTCAACAGGCAGAGTATCAGCAATGGAAAGCCCTGCGTCAGGATGAAGATGCACGTTTTTTAGGATTATTGTTGCCCCAAATATTATTACGCTTGCCTTGGCAGAAAACAAAAGCTTTGCGTCATCCCTTTTATTTTAATGAAGAAACTGCCACCCATAGCGCTTATTTATGGGGAAATCCAGCCTGGTGTTTTGCAGCAGTTGCGGTGCGCACTTTTGAACAAACCGGTTGGTTCAGTGCTATCCGTGGTGCAGGTGGGGAATTTATAGGAGGTCGTATCCAGAATTTACCTAGTCCTGTTGTCAATGTCGATCAATCCATGCTAGCGCTAAAAGCCCCGGTCAATGTGTATATTACCGATAACCAGGAAAAAGAATTAACGGATCAGGGGTTTATTCCCGTGTGCAGTTCTAAAAAACCTGGGATGGTGCTTTTTTACGATTGCCCATCAGTACAAAAACCCAAAACACATGACTCATCCAATGCCAGTGAAAATAGTAAACTCTCAAGTCAGCTGCATTATATTTTATGTGTTTCGCGTTTTGCACATTATGTAAAAATAATTGCCAGAAATAAAATGGGCACTTTTACTAGCGCTAAAGATTGTGAGAAAAAATTACAAGATTGGATACATCAATATGTGGTTGCCAGCCAAGATTTAAGTGAAACATTAAAAATCAAGTATCCATTGCGCGACGCCAAAGTGGAAGTGTTTGAGCGTCCTGGCGATACCGGAGTGTATTTGTGTACTATGCATATCAGCCCACATTATCAGTTTGATTTTGTACAAACAGATTTGCGGTTTATCACGGAGTTGGCGTATGTGCGCTAA